The sequence below is a genomic window from Anoplolepis gracilipes chromosome 9, ASM4749672v1, whole genome shotgun sequence.
TTCGCATTGATACCGATGAAAGGCGGTAAAGGAATCGTTATCATGATGTTTTGCCAAAATTGTGTACGTTGATATCGTtaagaaaaacagaaaaatggGAGGAATAAGTTGGAGCGAATTATTCCCGGGAAGATGGAGTTCTGTCATATTTATTTCCTATATAGCTCTCTTTATAAACCAAGGTACActgataatattatcatttcctgcgatttttattttgtcataaataataaatcagcAAAATGATAAAGTGTTATACATTAAAGTATTACTTATCTTAAagtagtaattaaaataattaaagtattaattatactaattagtTTTGTCATGAAAGAACATTGTCAGAATTTATGACAATAATTTGCTATACAGGTATTCTTGTAACATGGTCTCAAAGAAGTGGCCGCTATGAATATAATACTGTAGCGGTTGTATTAATGACAgaagttttaaaattgatcATATCTACAGCACTTTATTGTAAGgagtaagtaaaataatttgaaaatttaatttgtacaattattttacttttatattaacttattttaatttacagcaATAGTATTATAACTCTGCTTCAGGAgacaaaaaagaataaaaaaggtgagattaaaataacagATAAAGAATTCCAGAAATTTGCGCTATAAATGTCTTATGTCGATTGAAATTCATATAGGGCTAAAGAAAATTTCTATCCATTTTAGTGCTTCTACTGTATATGATACCTGCATTTTTATACTGTCTCTACAACAATCTAGCATTTGTTAATTTGGCTAGATTTGATCCTACAACTTACTATATCTTGCTGCAACTTCGCGTTGTGCTTACAggaattatatttcaagtatattgatgacatatttttttagtataataaaaggataataaatattgaatgagGGTTTTATGcaagaattttgatttttttttaggttATTTTTCGGAAAAAATTGTCTGCGATACAATGGTTTTCATTAGTAATTTTGACAATTGGTTGCATGGTAAAGCATTTTGATGTCCATGTCTTTGATACAGAATTTCATTTAgatatttctctatttctaATTCTTATACAGGTATATTACAttctattgattaatatttgcatgACCTAAAACATGCTcgtttttctgaaaaaaaatttctattttcagACAACATGCTCTTGTTTAGCTGGTGTTTATAATGAGTACTTGCTCAAGCAGCAAGGTGCAGACATCGacatttttgtacaaaatgtatttatgtatattgacAGTATTATCTGTAATATTGTagcaattgttttattaataacatttaagaACAGTGTTAGCGATACATTTAGTAATATTGAAATCAGTACATCTTTGCaacctaaaataatattaattatgttaaacaaTGCAATTGTTGGAATAATAACAAGTTTCTTCTTGAAAActttaaattctatattaaagACTTTTGCTAGTGCAATGGAACTGATTTTTACAGCAGTGTTATgttggattttatttaatatagttattaatacaaatactATCATTTCTATAGGCATGGTAAGTTTtgccattattttatattcaaaaaatccTGTACAAAACACTCAACCTAAAGAGACGACAGAAAGCAGGAAACTTTTAGTATAAACATACATGGTATCAAcagttaaacaaatttaattaataaatatgtgtgccaaaatcaaataaaattatgaaacaaagtgagtattataaacaaagtatgtattactatattaatattaaattgttaaaagtttttttcttcatgATAACATaagttttacatatttttgaaattatgttatatatgtattatgtatgtattatgtaatatattcaataagttaattttaatacaatggCTTTAAAAATCACGACataattttttagcaaattaaTAGAGAAGCAGattcaaagttttaaaatctaattagcAATGTTTAATTAGATGTAATAAGATCTAATTAGGAATacttttgctatttaaaattaaagaaatcgtgtatatgtgtattaaattacaaaattcaaataactttatatttttttacatttaactctttaaatacatatattcaaaaatagagtaaattaagatttatatgtaaattatatatggtaCATATTTTGAGacatcaaatttttaacaatctaTGTAAAtacttcttatatatatatatactagttCACAATTCAATAAAGGAGTATAATGtgcaaattaaagaattattttattaaaatctatattattttttatattatacacggcttttttatttatatatttacattttcacccccaaaaaaaaacatgtttctAAGAGTTGTCAAGCTTTAGACACACACAcgttactttatatatacacacatacatacgttTTAAACACAATCttaaaagtcaattttttaatattgttcacatgtaatttatttatattttttcttttccaaattATCTATTTGGAAGCTCGTACATGGAAAAGTTCtatcacatatacacatatgatgTGTACTACATATcaagaaagttaaaaaattatgtatattgttgcatatacataaatttacagcAAATTTATAGTAATACTTAAACTATTaacaacatatatatgcattctCTAATcttctgataaattttttataatttgtaaatatttaaattgctttttacattatttcaattatttttaattaacttatatgaatattatgagTAAGTGTAGAAAAgctatattttcaaatcatatttaaataacagcCGCAAGAGAAAATTCATTTAACATAAGTATATTTGTTAGTAGAACATGTGTGAAGATCATTACCCTATACCTCGATTGGTATTGTCAGAGATTACAATCAAAGTAATGTAGTTATAAATTACTATaacttattttacatatatataatctgtatAGTTTTGCATTTgcaatgtgtatgtatgcgtctatatgtgtatatatatatatatatacacacacacacacattgcAAATGCAAAACGATAGGATGTTCCTGAAATGTTgtcagaaaatttaaaattttatttacttgaaaattttatacctTACATTTTGCGAATTAAtgttacgaaaaaaaatatttttttaaataagtacaaatattcataaatatatatatatatatatatatatatatatatatatatatatatatatatatatatatatatatatatatacatatatatatatacacacacacaagttttagaaatataatctttttttcaaagtattctttttttatgtagtttttaaaattactttttgaaaaatgctAGCAATAAACAAGTGTAAAAGATACAATTTGCTTGCAAACATTGCACTTAATAATTACTTAcataatttctacaaaaaCATAACATGGcaatctacaaaaaaaatgcaagtttttattataatagcagataataaatatattaaaatcttattaggaccaaaattgtcaattaaattagtatttttgctttaatattcatttacatTATGTCACAACCaaggaataattaataatgtgcaTTAGTTAGGCACATGTGTATTAAAAAGCAATATTAACTGTTAATTCTTTACTTTCCTTTCCTATTTTCCTATAAAATCTCAGtctaatcaaatataaagttttaactaTCATTAGCATTGCGAAAGTTTTATGAAAACTGCCGtgcaacaaaaaaattgaaggcCTTTAGATATTCTAATAGAAATCTAaaattctctctatctctctctctctcttgtatggttaatataacaattatatataaatgtgatttACAAAGTCATGAACGCATTGGTTTTTAGGTCAGTCATTCACCCTGATAGTGAgaaaaattgtgaatatcTAAATAACCTACATAAAATCATTgtgttaatgaaatatataaaaagtgataTAGAATCAAATTTCTGttcataacaaaattataatttgtagatAGGAAAAAACCagcaatcaatatattttgtcaataatcagaattatttttacataatattaaagtgtctgaatttttaatttattgtatatatcaattattttatattaattttaagagatgactacatttaatataatgaaaaatatatacataagcaacaaaaattaaaaataactatacaacaaaattaaatacctTTACACATTTCAAGACTGAATTTGTTAGAAAAGTTTTCATCAAAAATTGGATTTTATGATTTCTGTACAgtaattcgaaatttttttataaaatatgtgtctgTGATATTAATCTGACgtttttaattgtttcataATTTGTTGCGTAATCAATTTAGTTGCTTCGCTTGCATTGGGTATAAGAAATTTGTCCATATCGGAAATAACCGTATCGTTATATTGCGTTGTACCGTATTTGAAAGTTATTAGATCAGCATGTCGCTTTCTCGACGTTATTTTAACGATACTCGTTAAGGGACGCTTCACGATTACATGTGCAGCACCTTTTCTTTCCGGGATTTCTCGTAGTACTATAAGATGACTATCGGTAACCAGTAGTTGACTGAAACAGAgggaatgtgtgtgtgtaagtgCGTCGTATTTATATGCAAGAAAAGATTTCGTTCTTGTTATATATTCACCTATCACAGAGATCACCATTGACCTTCACCTCTTGGCATTTAAAGGAATGTAATAGTTTAGGATCTTTCATCCATTGCTGTATAGATACTACTTCAATAGGCTCTTCACTTTCATTATTAGTCATAGTCATATCTACGAGAGATTTgtcagatataatttatagttttttcttataagtaatttatatatagaaaccGCATTTAACAATAGGTCGAAAAACCTACCTATCTCTTGATCATCGTCTATACTAAACACAGGCGCAGTTTTTCTTTGACGTTTAATATAGTCTAAATCTTTGCCATCTCTCTTTTCCGTATTACTATTGACGTTCGCCGTAGGATTAACAATATAATCGAATAGCTTTCCTTTTACTTCTTGACTCTTTAACTTCATAGCTAATCCGATTTTTCCCAAAAGATcagaattgttatttttaactttcacCGGACTCGCTTCGTTTGAATTTTCTTCCAACATGTTAGCATTACACACTAGACAATGTTGCGAGTTGTGATCGACAAGACTTGATACTACTTCATCACCGAAATATTCATGAATAGctgaaaacaaaataaaatatataatgatataaatatatgattcaaagtaaaaaattagtaGAAATGTAGTTCACCTTGATACCCAGAAGTGACCATGCTCACGTATTGTGTATGCTTTTGTAAAAAGGATGCTACTACCATATGCGTATAACGATCTTCCTCTTGTCTACCACTTCCCAGAAAACAAAGATGTTCTCCACCAGCTTGCGAGCCAACAGCTAGCGCTTGTCGTTGAGCTTGCAGTAAACCTTGCACTGCTGTCGCAAAAGCAGCAGGTTCTTGAAGCatctaaaaacatataaatatatttcagcttttgtatttgttttgaatcttaaatatatgtaaaaaaaattaaagtctgtaaatatatatactttagaaagaagttaaaaatattgatttgataaatttaaagtctttaaacaaatattcttataattgataatatttaccaAATTACAATCAAGATGAAAAGCTGTTGGTAAATGGCCTGCATTATACTGTTCTGCAGGTCTACAGTCTACAAGAAAGAATCTAACAGTCTCGACAGTATTAGGTATGGATGGAGCTTCAAtagcattttctactaattcTTGCGCCGATACTGGCAAGCACAATGCATGAGATATTAACTTTTCGTCAGAATTTTCGCCAAACATTATAGGATACAAATCTTGTTTAAAAGACGTTGGTGTTTTCATTGCATAGTATTGTGCTAAGGAACAGAAATCGGTTACGTCCTCTGCTTCTAGAGCACATGGCATTATTGCTATGgcatctattatattttgtttgtccTCGTCCTTCATACTTAAAATTTGCTCtctacaaagataaaaattagattatataatgttattaacaaatataatcaaatactaATTCAATTAACATTCACCTGgcatttataatcataataagcGAGAGAAACAACATGAAAAATGGATCAGCTTGCATAAAGTACAGATCCCACATAGTACAGATTGCTGGCAATGAACAAACACCAGCAAATAATGTATTCATCCATACTTTTGTGTATTGATCAGGTGATATCCTTTTTGTATCCAAAAACGAGCACAATTCTGGTTCATGATAAAGCAGCAGTAATCTTAAAACTGAGCTGTATGTTTCGCCTCTAAAAGAacatatattgtaagaaaaaaaaataattgattttacattAACACAACCCTTGCTAACAAGATtggttaataaaaaagataatgtttaattttatttagtaatcttctatatatatatatatatatatatgatacctTGGGATATAGACATCTCTTATTGCCTCAAAAAGATTGTATGTTGCAGCGCGTGGTAATTTTAAAGCTATTAAAGGACCCAATAACTCTATCCATCCATTTCCTCTTTCGTATTGTTTGCATTtacttttacaataaaatgttaatatagaTTCAAGATCAGAAACTACAGAGACTTTATCTTCATCATCATTGCCAAGTTTTGctggaatatttaaaaatattaaaagtatattagtaatataaacaaaataaatataaatataaataagaccGATTAAGAAACTTATGTAATATCCTTTTTGCATACTTACCAACTAATTGTTGACAGTCATCACGGATTATATTTTGTTCAGGTAAATCAAAAACTTCATTAAACTGGCTCAATTGATCACGCCGATCAGTGACATAGAGACAAGCCTGCCAAACATCGGGTCTTAAATTTGTAGGGATTGGTTGGCCTTTACAAATGGCATATATATCAGATGCAGATGGTGCTTCTGTATCAAGAAGCGCTACTTCCAATTCTGATATCCTGAAATAATAAAGACCTAATTTAGAGATAAAACTaaacaaaaaatctattatttgctgaatgctatgtaaaaaataaaaatgcgtataaaataattgtatatacataataggCAGGCATATGCAATCTGCATGAACATAACAATAATTAGCGCATACTAATTagcaaacttttaaattatatcacacTTTTCTGCTACATTCTATTGCTCTTCGTATAAAATAACGATTACGTAATATACGTGTAACATTACGTTCAAACTTCTttacatacaaattataatattataaactatatatatcgCAAAATACGAGCGTAATAGAAATCTCGATTCGAGAACGATTaaccataatattattatatattaatacaatggTGTTCGCGTTTATGGCAAAAAAGTGTGATATTCCTCAAtaagataacaaaaaaaaactttgttttatCAGCTTACCAGGTGTTTTCATCCTCTTGTAGTGCCATTGTAGTAATAAATGTCGCAGCGAAGAATTTCGATATGTGCAACAATATGCAAAATTCGATGTctgttaaaattgtttatgatGAAAAGAACACTTTCGATCGCTTAACATGCTTTGAAGCGAAAACTTTCATATTTTGCGAGTTTTTTCAGTTGCAATGGATTAGCAGTGGCATagtatttgataaaacgtAACTGCTGTTGACAGATCGTCGCCATCTTTCCGGCTAGAAATGTTTATCGTCAGtcgatattatcaaaatattttttcaaaatgacaAGCCTGTTCTCTATAACTCATCTGCTATAAAGTGTACAGAATGTATAgcattcatataaaataaaaaaataaatatttacaaagcgttcaaaacatatataatacatataaaacgcAATATTACACGATcgattatcaaataaaattaattttcgaaattctCCATTTGAAATAATGCTTTCTTCTTATCTATACAAttcttatcatataaatataaaaaattgcgcaCAGTTGTACTGCGTTGCAATTGGTTACAATTTACATGTTCTGCAAGGTCTCCGAATGATTCTTCAGTAATATTTGTCAAGAGGGCGCGGCGAAATTTCACTCTCGTCTCGTGTCTCGTGAGCCGTCGTGAAATGTGAAATAGCATTATTTCGTCGATGGTCGGTGTCAGGAACGATCGAGAGGATCGTGTGCAACGCGAAACAAGAAGGACGCGACAACGCCACCAGATCTGGCATAAACGCACGCGCGTGCATCCGTATCCGCATGGTCGTTGTCGCTTGGACTTGGCCTTTTGTCGCCGCTTCGCCAATTACATAGGTGAGAAATTCGCGGTCGTCTGCATCGTGGTGCCGGTGTCGCATCGTGAATCGTGTCCACGCGCGAATAATAATTCCCGGTCGAAGAAGAAATTATGACGGCCACGAGTGGCGTGGCTGGCAGCAGTCCGCTGCCCAAATGGCAACTCGCCCTGGTGGTCGGGGCACCGGTCGCCCTCGGCCTCGGCTACATGTATTACAAGAATAAGAATAACAGCGACAGCGATAGAGTCAGTAAATCGGAACGTGACAAGTGCAGAAGCGGCGCGACGTCATCCAAGACAAACGGGGCGTCCGCCGACAAGCAGATCTCCATCGACGGCGACTGTCCACCGAAAGTGCCTTCCCCCGTGATTGAGTCGAAGGTTAAGAGATAATAGATTATGTCACTCTATCGAAGTCATTTAACTAATGAGgattgttaagaaaaaaaaaaagataaaatattttatattgtatttttcaattgtTGATAAGCTTCATTAATGATAacgtaaatttatgtatatgtactaATGTATCTTCTCCATTAACGAGTCATAAGTAGAATTTTGTTGCATTATTGCTACTGTTATTACAAGCGATCATTTTCAGCAAATAAAAGtatctgtaaatatataaatgatataatttagtaACAAGTATCAATTTTGCATTCAAATGAGAGTTTTGAAAAACTATGGAATAAATCCTGACAAATGGATTTTgtcatatatttgtttatctttaaaaaaaaatattcaattgatcaaagaaataattatctacATGATCATAATGATCATGGTTTCCACaactataaatttcatatatatttttaaattaccattagttatacatatatgatagaTACAGAATATGACtcatataaacttttattctaGACTCCTATACAACAGGCCCAACAATATAAGCTTCAAGGAAATATACAATTCAAAATGGGAAAATATGATGAAGccatattacaatataataaagcaattGATATTTGTCCAAGTGAAAATAAAGAGGATCTTGcaactttttatcaaaatagaGCAGCTGCGTACGAACAAttggtaatataattaattgtaataatagtgAATACAGTATACAAATGTAATACTTGTCGATTGCTTGAATtaactgtatatattataattactttattataagttcttattcattataatagtaaacttgcagaaaaaatatagtgCTGTAAAGGCAGATTGTACAAAAGCATTGGAATTAAATCCAAAATATGCAAAAGCTTTGTTACGTCGAGCGCGTATTTTCGTAGAAATAGGAGATTTAGAAGCTGCCTTGGATGATGTCACTGCCGTATGTAATGATGAAGGTTATTCTAACTTGACTTCTCTTCAAGCAGCGGATACAATCTTGGGAAAGCTTGGTGAGTTATATACATGTgaaaacattttgttattaaataaaatcctgttttttacaaataaaaaaagtaaaaagattgaataataaagtaaaaattattttcaggaaAGAAACATGTTCAGGAAAATTTagcaaacaaaaaattcataatgcCAAGCAAACATTTCATCAAAACTTTCATTATATCTTTTCCTAGTGATCCAGTATTCACTAGACTTCAACATCCAGAAGATATTCCAAAGTAAATATTAGCAGAAGAGCTATagtaattatgatatttatgatttttttaaatttaattgtaatgttaatttattattattcaattgtcacagatttttgaaaaaaccATTACaagcattaaaaaatgaagagtACGATGATATAATACCATTGTGCACAGAAGTTATTAAAAGTTCCGAATTTAACATGTTACCTTCATCTAAAATGGAAGTATTACTTTTAAGAGGTACATTTTATCTTCTCTTGGGCAATTACGATGCTGCAACTCAAGATTTCGAGAGTATATTAAATAGCGAAGAAACGTCCAAAGATATGAAAGTAAACGCCCTAATAAAAAGAGCGACTTTACATCTGCAACTTGACAATCCAGACATGTCTTTCAAGGATTTTGAACTAGCTATTAGTATGAATCCCAATTCTGGTGATATTTATCATCATAGAGGACAGGTATTACACATTTTCCTGTTGTATGTTTTTAGGAGagtaagattatatattgtaaaataatttaacaacaataattttcaataatactattttttcaATTCAGGTGAATTTAAGCATGAGCAAAATAGTTGAAGCTAAAAGCGATTATGAAAAAGCAATTCATTATATACCTAACTTTTGTGTTGCTTATGTGCGAAAATGTTACACAGATTATCGTTGTGCAATCATCGACAGAGATGTGGAATTAGTCGAATTAGcaataaaagatattgagaaaagtttcataaaa
It includes:
- the Senju gene encoding UDP-galactose transporter senju; translated protein: MGGISWSELFPGRWSSVIFISYIALFINQGILVTWSQRSGRYEYNTVAVVLMTEVLKLIISTALYCKDNSIITLLQETKKNKKVLLLYMIPAFLYCLYNNLAFVNLARFDPTTYYILLQLRVVLTGIIFQVIFRKKLSAIQWFSLVILTIGCMVKHFDVHVFDTEFHLDISLFLILIQTTCSCLAGVYNEYLLKQQGADIDIFVQNVFMYIDSIICNIVAIVLLITFKNSVSDTFSNIEISTSLQPKIILIMLNNAIVGIITSFFLKTLNSILKTFASAMELIFTAVLCWILFNIVINTNTIISIGMVSFAIILYSKNPVQNTQPKETTESRKLLV
- the Tom70 gene encoding mitochondrial import receptor subunit TOM70 isoform X1 codes for the protein MTATSGVAGSSPLPKWQLALVVGAPVALGLGYMYYKNKNNSDSDRVSKSERDKCRSGATSSKTNGASADKQISIDGDCPPKVPSPVIESKTPIQQAQQYKLQGNIQFKMGKYDEAILQYNKAIDICPSENKEDLATFYQNRAAAYEQLKKYSAVKADCTKALELNPKYAKALLRRARIFVEIGDLEAALDDVTAVCNDEGYSNLTSLQAADTILGKLGKKHVQENLANKKFIMPSKHFIKTFIISFPSDPVFTRLQHPEDIPKFLKKPLQALKNEEYDDIIPLCTEVIKSSEFNMLPSSKMEVLLLRGTFYLLLGNYDAATQDFESILNSEETSKDMKVNALIKRATLHLQLDNPDMSFKDFELAISMNPNSGDIYHHRGQVNLSMSKIVEAKSDYEKAIHYIPNFCVAYVRKCYTDYRCAIIDRDVELVELAIKDIEKSFIKFPDHSECYMIYAQIMAETQQYNKADMYFTKAIEKDPKNAEIYVHRGFLQLQWDNNQDKAVEYFHKALEIDDKCQRAYESLGSVEVQRGNMEEAIRLFDKALELCRSSIELIHIYSLRDATKAQLNLQKRSGVDIIRAPSRFISI
- the Tom70 gene encoding mitochondrial import receptor subunit TOM70 isoform X2, with protein sequence MGKYDEAILQYNKAIDICPSENKEDLATFYQNRAAAYEQLKKYSAVKADCTKALELNPKYAKALLRRARIFVEIGDLEAALDDVTAVCNDEGYSNLTSLQAADTILGKLGKKHVQENLANKKFIMPSKHFIKTFIISFPSDPVFTRLQHPEDIPKFLKKPLQALKNEEYDDIIPLCTEVIKSSEFNMLPSSKMEVLLLRGTFYLLLGNYDAATQDFESILNSEETSKDMKVNALIKRATLHLQLDNPDMSFKDFELAISMNPNSGDIYHHRGQVNLSMSKIVEAKSDYEKAIHYIPNFCVAYVRKCYTDYRCAIIDRDVELVELAIKDIEKSFIKFPDHSECYMIYAQIMAETQQYNKADMYFTKAIEKDPKNAEIYVHRGFLQLQWDNNQDKAVEYFHKALEIDDKCQRAYESLGSVEVQRGNMEEAIRLFDKALELCRSSIELIHIYSLRDATKAQLNLQKRSGVDIIRAPSRFISI
- the Tbc1d23 gene encoding TBC1 domain family member 23: MALQEDENTWISELEVALLDTEAPSASDIYAICKGQPIPTNLRPDVWQACLYVTDRRDQLSQFNEVFDLPEQNIIRDDCQQLVAKLGNDDEDKVSVVSDLESILTFYCKSKCKQYERGNGWIELLGPLIALKLPRAATYNLFEAIRDVYIPRGETYSSVLRLLLLYHEPELCSFLDTKRISPDQYTKVWMNTLFAGVCSLPAICTMWDLYFMQADPFFMLFLSLIMIINAREQILSMKDEDKQNIIDAIAIMPCALEAEDVTDFCSLAQYYAMKTPTSFKQDLYPIMFGENSDEKLISHALCLPVSAQELVENAIEAPSIPNTVETVRFFLVDCRPAEQYNAGHLPTAFHLDCNLMLQEPAAFATAVQGLLQAQRQALAVGSQAGGEHLCFLGSGRQEEDRYTHMVVASFLQKHTQYVSMVTSGYQAIHEYFGDEVVSSLVDHNSQHCLVCNANMLEENSNEASPVKVKNNNSDLLGKIGLAMKLKSQEVKGKLFDYIVNPTANVNSNTEKRDGKDLDYIKRQRKTAPVFSIDDDQEIDMTMTNNESEEPIEVVSIQQWMKDPKLLHSFKCQEVKVNGDLCDSQLLVTDSHLIVLREIPERKGAAHVIVKRPLTSIVKITSRKRHADLITFKYGTTQYNDTVISDMDKFLIPNASEATKLITQQIMKQLKTSD